One Amaranthus tricolor cultivar Red isolate AtriRed21 chromosome 10, ASM2621246v1, whole genome shotgun sequence genomic window carries:
- the LOC130824958 gene encoding uncharacterized protein LOC130824958 yields MSWNVRGLNNANKQREVAHTLSIQNVGDPFFCTFIHGATDKSKRLTLFSQLEDIFKKIDQPWAVLGDFNSLANLNERIGQPVCLQKVVPLRSCLHVYGLKNMKFLGRFFTWNNKQCGDKLVFSKIERILCNERWEDCYPRAKALFLPKRTFDHSPMLIQFFNSMKNPTRFKIFNFWALHENFINIVRQHWSCKVDGTISFQIYSKLITLRRILKAEFHRGPLKSIMDGAEDGIVVNDMTHIHQAFTAFYVDLLCSAMPNRRRINMKAVHTGPILNDDMRLQLNLSFSADEIKCALWSIPNDKAPSLDGYNSKFYKSTWPAWNITAITLVPKVSCPTSPGEFSPIAFCHTLSKCISKLICSRLSTVLNHLISPNQGAFVTSRIINGELFQKLKAKRGLRQGDPLSTLLFVLGMEYLTRILNCASSDPCFKYHPRCKSIKLNHLRFADDLMFSLKKTSDKMTSKIWGFQGKELSYAARHQLVNSVLMSITTYWCQIFVLPKKVIKDVIAVCRAFLWHYDVIQNLVMSFGIISVDLKRGWLGH; encoded by the exons ATGTCTTGGAATGTGAGAGGTTTGAATAATGCCAACAAGCAGAGAGAGGTTGCCCATACTCTTTCTATTCAAAATGTTG GTGACCCTTTCTTTTGCACTTTCATTCATGGTGCTACTGATAAGTCTAAGAGATTGACTCTATTTTCTCAATTGGAGGATATCTTTAAAAAGATTGATCAACCTTGGGCTGTTTTGGGTGACTTTAATAGTTTAGCAAACCTTAATGAAAGAATTGGCCAACCTGTTTGTCTACAGAAGGTCGTCCCTTTGAGATCTTGTTTGCATGTGTATGGATTAAAGAATATGAAATTTTTAGGGCGTTTCTTTACTTGGAATAATAAGCAATGTGGTGATAAGCTGGTATTTAGTAAGATTGAAAGAATCCTTTGTAATGAGAGATGGGAGGATTGCTACCCTAGAGCTAAGGCCCTCTTTCTCCCTAAGAGGACTTTTGATCATTCACCAATGCTTATTCAATTTTTCAATAGTATGAAGAATCCTACCcggtttaaaattttcaatttttgggCTCTTCATGAGAACTTCATTAATATTGTGCGTCAACATTGGAGTTGTAAGGTTGATGGTACTATTAGTTTTCAAATTTACTCAAAGTTGATCACTCTTAGAAGGATTTTGAAGGCTGAGTTCCATAGAGGCCCCCTCAAATCTATCATGGATGGGGCTGAAG ATGGCATTGTTGTCAATGATATGACTCACATTCATCAGGCTTTTACTGCTTTCTATGTTGATCTATTATGCAGTGCTATGCCTAACAGGAGGAGGATCAATATGAAAGCGGTTCATACTGGCCCTATTTTGAATGATGATATGAGATTGCAACTGAACCTTTCTTTTTCAGCTGATGAAATCAAGTGTGCTCTTTGGAGTATCCCTAATGATAAAGCTCCTAGTTTAGATGGCTATAATAGCAAGTTTTATAAGTCAACATGGCCT GCTTGGAATATTACAGCTATAACATTAGTGCCTAAAGTTTCTTGTCCCACTTCTCCTGGTGAATTTAGCCCTATAGCTTTTTGTCACACTTTGTCTAAGTGCATTTCCAAGCTCATCTGTTCCAGACTAAGCACGGTCTTGAATCATCTGATTAGTCCGAACCAAGGGGCTTTTGTTACTAGTAGAA TCATTAATGGTGAGCTTTTTCAAAAACTTAAAGCAAAGCGGGGCTTAAGGCAAGGTGATCCTTTATCTACTTTGTTGTTTGTGCTTGGTATGGAGTACTTGACTCGGATTTTAAACTGTGCGAGTAGTGACCCTTGCTTCAAATATCACCCTCGATGTAAGTCAATCAAACTAAATCACCTTCGTTTTGCTGATGATTTGATGTTTTCTTTAAAG AAAACTAGTGATAAGATGACTTCAAAGATTTGGGGTTTCCAGGGTAAAGAGTTGTCTTATGCTGCTCGCCATCAGCTAGTGAACTCTGTCCTGATGAGTATCACTACTTATTGGTGTCAAATTTTTGTCCTCCCTAAAAAAGTGATCAAAGATGTTATTGCTGTTTGTAGAGCTTTCCTGTGGCACTATGATGTGATACAAAACCTGGTAATGTCATTTGGGATTATATCTGTAGACTTAAAAAGAGGGTGGCTTGGGCATTAG